From one Vicia villosa cultivar HV-30 ecotype Madison, WI unplaced genomic scaffold, Vvil1.0 ctg.000233F_1_1, whole genome shotgun sequence genomic stretch:
- the LOC131625674 gene encoding uncharacterized protein LOC131625674: MGVKGFVAVKLVKQEGVAALYSCLSATFLRQVLYSTTLEVLAGCGLMAGGLEKWKAFAMSKEEEEGVVADEEEIVEDESLQRTVAGKLWIESSFNSRAFKTTMLNAWKLKHAVEVQDLSKNLFLFKFGSKRGMEYVLKTGPWSFDRALLVLKRISGEEQPSELNMHFSSFWVRVYDLPLILRSETMAKKLGNIMGSFEEMDSKEAHRTGRFLRIKVLINLKEPLKRGTVVTFKDKKIRVQFKYERLPLFCFVCGRMGHQMKDCEVVEDLNEEGFEELEEQDLAFGQWLHASPLPKITDEGRRKESSSSMCSRELFNVSSSQSRCGAKGKEKGAENEVMQNAEAIQSANKEKDRGKESQFKSVDVESVAESLGAVALSNGTG, encoded by the exons ATGGGTGTCAAAGGTTTTGTTGCTGTTAAGCTAGTTAAACAAGAAGGTGTGGCAGCACTTTACTCCTGCCTCTCCGCTACTTTCCTCCGGCAGGTTCTCTATTCCACCACCC TGGAGGTGCTGGCTGGTTGCGGTCTCATGGCAGGTGGTCTAGAGAAATGGAAAGCTTTTGCTATgtcaaaggaagaagaagaggggGTGGTGGCAGATGAGGAGGAGATTGTTGAAGACGAATCCCTACAAAGAACTGTGGCCGGAAAGTTATGGATAGAAAGTAGTTTTAACTCTCGGGCGTTCAAAACCACAATGTTGAATGCTTGGAAGCTTAAACATGCAGTGGAGGTACAAGATCTGAGCAAGAACTTGTTCCTCTTCAAGTTCGGATCTAAGAGAGGCATGGAATATGTTTTGAAGACAGGTCCGTGGAGTTTCGACCGGGCTTTATTGGTGCTAAAACGGATCTCGGGAGAGGaacaaccttctgagttaaacatGCATTTCAGTTCCTTCTGGGTCAGAGTTTATGATCTCCCACTCATACTCAGATCTGAAACAATGGCAAAAAAGTTGGGCAATATCATGGGTTCATTTGAAGAAATGGACTCTAAGGAAGCACACAGAACTGGAAGATTCCTCCGAATCAAAGTATTAATTAACCTGAAGGAGCCCCTTAAGCGAGGAACGGTGGTGACATTCAAAGATAAGAAAATCCGGGTGCAGTTCAAATATGAGAGACTTCCTCTTTTCTGCTTCGTCTGCGGCAGAATGGGACACCAAATGAAAGACTGTGAAGTGGTGGAGGATTTAAACGAGGAAGGATTTGAAGAACTTGAGGAGCAAGACCTGGCTTTTGGGCAATGGTTGCATGCTTCCCCGTTGCCAAAAATCACAGATGAAGGAAGGAGGAAAGAATCCAGCTCCAGCATGTGCAGTCGCGAGTTGTTCAATGTCTCTTCAAGCCAAAGCCGCTGCGGAGCTAAAGGGAAGGAAAAAGGTGCAGAAAATGAAGTTATGCAGAATGCCGAGGCTATTCAGTCAGCAAACAAGGAAAAGGATCGAGGCAAAGAGTCACAGTTCAAATCGGTTGATGTCGAATCGGTTGCTGAATCCCTTGGAGCGGTGGCTCTATCAAATGGAACTGGGTAG